The genomic window CTTCACGCCGTCCACGCGGTCGGCATGGGCGGCGATGACCTCCAGCGCCACCTCCATCGCGGCCATGTGGTCGTGATGGCCCCAGTAGCCCTCCAGCGCCGGGTCGAACATCTCGCCCAGCCAGTGGATGATGACGGGCTCGCGCACCTGGCGCAGCACGCGGTCATAGACGCGCACATAGTCGTCCGGCCCGCGCGCCGCCTTGGCCAGCGCGCGCGAGGCCATCAGGATGATGCGCCCGCCTATGGCTTCCACGGCGGCGCATTGCTCCTCATAGGCGCGGATCACGTCGTCCACCGTCACGTCCGGGCCGGGGGTCAGATGGTCGGTGCCCGCGCCGCTCGCCATCACGGCACCCGGCGTGTGCTTCGCCGCGTCGAGGCTGAGGCGGATGAGTTGCTGCGCCGCCGTCCAGTCCAGCCCCATGCCCCGCTGTGCCGTGTCCATGGCCTCCGCGACACCGAGGCCCAGCGACCACAGATGCCGGCGGAAGGCGATGGTGCGGTCCCAGTCGATCTTGGCGTCGAGCCAGGGGTCCTGCTCGGCCATCGGGTCCGCCACCACATGCGCGGCGGCCAGCGCCACGCGCGGGAAGGGGGGTGTGGCGCGCGGAAACTCGCGCGGCGGCGAGAGGGTGTAGGCGGCAAGGCCCCCGGGCGTGGGCAGGTTCAGCGTGGGCACGGTCAGGCCTCCAGCTTCGGCAGGTCCACCCAGCGGCGCTCCTTCCAGGATTGCAGCCCGGCCATGGCGAGCTGCACGCCCTTGGCGCCCGCCAGCAGGTTCCAGGGATAGTCCGGCACCTCGCCCGCGATGTGGCGCAGGAAGAGTTCCCACTGCACCCGGAAGCCGTTGGGATAGGGCTGGGTGTCGGGGACCTTCTGCCAGCCCTCGAAGAAGTTGATGGGCTGCGGAATGTCGGGGTTCCAGACGGGCTTGGGCGTGTTCACCCGCGCCTGCGTCCAGCAATCGGTCAGCCCCGCCACCGCGCTGCCATGGGTGCCGTCCACATGGAAGGTGACGAGGTCATCGCGCCGCACCCGCGTGCACCAGGAGGAGTTGATGTGCGCGATCGCCCCGCCTTCCAGCTGGAAGGTGGCATAGGCCGCGTCATCGGCATCGGCGTCGTAGGTGCTGCCATCCTCCTGCACCCGCTTGGGGATGTGGATGGCGCCGAGGCAGGAAACGCTCTCGACATTGCCGAAGAGGTTGTCCAGCACATAGCGCCAGTGGCACAGCATATCGAGGATGATGCCGCCGCCCTCGGCCAGCTTGTAGTTCCAGGAAGGGCGCTGCGTGGGCTGGAGGTCGCCCTCGAAGACCCAGTAGCCGAATTCGCCGCGGATGCTGAGGATCTTCCCCAGGAACCCGCTGTCGATCACCATCTTCAGCTTGCGCAGCCCGGGCAGGAACAGCTTGTCCTGCACCACGCCATGCTTGATGCCGGCCTGCTTGGCGAGGCGCGCCAGCTCCAGCGCATCCTCCAGCGTGTCGGCCGTGGGCTTCTCGCAATAGATGTGCTTGCCGGCGGCGATGGCCTTGCGAATCAGCCCCGCGCGCATCTGGGTGGTGGCGGCGTCGAAGAAGATTTCGTCCTTCGGGTCGGCGAGGCAGGCGTCGAGGTCGGTGCTGACGCGCTCGATGTTGTGAGCCTTCGCCAGCGCTTCCAGCTTGCCGCGGTTGCGGCCGGTGATGACCGGGTCCGGCATAAGCGTATCGCCATTGGCGAGCTTCACCCCCCCATCGGCCCGGATGGCCGCGATGGAGCGGATGAGGTGCTGGTTCATGCCCATGCGCCCCGTGACGCCGTTCATGATGAGGCCGATGCGGCGTTCCGCCATGGTCGCGTTTCCTTCCCGAAGTAACCAGGTGGTTACTTCAGCCGGAACGCGCCATCAGGTCAAGCGGCGATCAGGGGCGCAGGTAGCCGAGCACGACCTCCACCGCATGCGCCTCACGCGCCGCCAACGCCTTCTCGCTGCCCAGGTCGGTGCCGAAGATGGTGGAGAGGGTGAAGCGGTTGGCCACCGTGAAGTGCCCCAGCGCCACGATGGAGAGGTAGAGCTGCAGGGGGTCCACGTCGCGCCGGAAGAGGCCCTCGGCCGCACCCCGCGCCAGCACCTCGCGCAGCCGCGTGGTCAGCGGCGAATAGAGTGCCGGCACATTGCCCGAGCGCCGCAGATGCGCCGCCGCATGGACGTTCTCCTGGTTCAGCAGGGCCACGAATTCCGGGTGCCGCGCGGTGTAGCGCAGGTTGAAGGCCACCAGCCGCGCCATGGCCTCGGCGGGCGGCAGGTGGGCGACGTCGAGCTGCTCCTCCTCCTGCCGCTTGGCCGCGTAGGCGGCCTCCAGCACGGCCAGCCAGAGATCCTCCTTCGCGCCGAAATAGGCATAGAGCATGCGCTTGTTGGCGCCTGCGCGCGCCGCGATTTCGTCCACACGCGCACCCGCCAGGCCCTTGGCGGCGAATTCCGCCATGGCCGCGTCCAGGATGCGCTGGCGCGTGGCGGCCGCGCGCGGCGAAAGGGGCGGGGCCGCGTCCATCACGCGGTGGGCCGCAGCAACAGGCGGGATTCGGCGGCCGCATCCACCGCTTCGCGGCTGAACAGCAGCGGAACGGATTCATCCCGCGCCCAGAGGGGAAACAGGTCCCGGTAATGCGGGCTGTCCGGATCGCCCGACTGGCCGGGGCTGTTGATGGTGAAGCTCTGGTCCCAATCGCCCACATCCAGCACCATGCGCCAGGACACGCCGGAGATGACGCGGAAATCCGAGGCCCGCCAGCCATTGTTGTTGATGGTGAGGTTTGACCCCCCGCGCGGCGCCGGCCCCACATCCAGCTTCGCCGCCAGCGCAGGCGCGAAGCGCGAGAGCGGGTGTTCGAAATAGCCCTGGTGCAGCGCGCCCCATTGCCAGGTGGTCGGGTCGTCGCCGAGGCGCTTCCTCGTATCCTCCCAGGCCGCGACCAGCGTCTCGCGCAGCAGCGCGTCGCGGCGCGCGGTGTCGGTTTCCAGCAGGTGCAGGACCAGTTGCGTGTCGGGCACGGCCACCATGGCCGCTACGCCGTCCGGCGCCCAATTCCGCATCACGCCGGGAACGAGGTGCCGCCCGAACCAGATCTCGAACAGCGCCGCCGGGCCGCTTTCCGCCGTCAGCCGATGGTCCCAGCCGGCCAGCAGCGCGAAGGCCGGGTGCGCGTCATCCAGCCCGGCCAGCAGCGCGCAGAGCCGCCGCGCGGGCACGCAGGTGGTGTCCGATTGCAGGGCCAGCGTCTCCGCCACCGACCAGCGTTTGTCGCCCGCCAGCGCCTCGGACAGCCGGGCATAGCGCGCGCCATCGGTCCATTCGAAGCCGGTGCGCCTGGTGGCGAAGTCATAGCCTTCGGGCAGGTTCATCTGGTTCGCGGTGCCGAGCCAGCCGCATTCGGGGTTCTTCGCCCGCGGCAGGCCGGAGGAGCGCATGATGCCCTCCCATTCATGCCGCCCATCGCCCGGCACCGGCAGCAGGCCGTCCGAGGTCGTCCGCACCGGCACCATCCCCGCCGCGGCCCAGCCGATATTGCCCGCCACATCCGCCACCACATGGTTGCTGGAGGGCGCGCCCCAGCCTTCCAGCGCTTTCGTGTAGTCCTCGAAGCTGCGCGCCTTCAGGTAGTTCAGGCTGGCGAGATAGGCGGCGTTGCCCGGCAATTGCCACACGCTGCGCACCGCCCAGGCGCGGTGGCGCGACAGGTCGCGATGCAGCACCGGCCCATGGCGGGTGAAGCGCAGGGTCACGCGCCGGGGCGCCTCGCCGCGCACCGGAACCTCCTCCTCCACCAAGCGCATCCGCTCCCAGCCGCCTTCGTAGCGATAGAGGTCCGGGTCCTCGGCGTTCAGCTCATAGACGTAGAGGTCCTCCTGGTCGGTGGGATGGATGGTCAGCGAGAAGGCCAGCACGTCATTGTGCCCGAGGCTCACCCCCGGCACCGCCGGTTCCCCCGCGCCGATCACGTCGAGGCCTGGCGCCGTCAGATGCGTGATGTAGCGCAGCGAAGGCTGTTCATGGACGCGGTGCGGGTCGCTCGCCAGGATCGCGCGGCCGGTGGTGGTGCGCGAGGGCGCCAGCGCCCAGTTGTTGCTGCCCTGGGCGTCCAGCGCCATGGGGTCGGTGGGCGTGCCATTGGCGATGGCGGCGGGGTCGGTCGCCAGCAGATAGGTCCGCATCACCTCGGGCGGCACTTCCTCCGCCAGCCAACCCTCGGGGATGATGACCGTCCAGTCGGGCTGGAGCAGCTTGTGGAAGCGGTCCGCCTCCATCCCGTGCCGGACGGCGATGTTGTTGCGCGTGACCTCGGCATCCAGGTTCCGCACCCGCGCATGGGTGCGGCAGCGCACCACGTCCTCGGGCGCCCAATGCGCGGGCTCAGTCCCCAGCAGGCGGAATTCCAGCGGCAGGCGTTCGGGCTCGCGCGCCACGAGGTCCACATAGGCGTTGATGCCGGCCACGAAGGCCGTGGTCCAGGCCTTCGCCTCCGGGCCGTATTCGGCCCATTCGGCCTCCATGTCGCCGCGGTAGAGCAGCAGCCGCGCTGCCACGTCGCGCTCGACATAGGCGGCACCCAGATCGCCCGCCAGCAGGCCCAGGCCCCGCTTGCGCCAGCTGTCCATCTGCCACAGCCGGTCGCGCGCCGCCTGGAAGCCCTGGGCGAAGAAGGCGCCTTCCTGTGTCGCCGCGCGAATATGCGGGATGCCCCAGCGGTCCATGATGATCTCGGCCTCGGCGGGCAGGCCGGGGAGGTGCAGGGTCTCGGTGGGGATGCTCATGCGGCGGTGAATCCTGTCGGGGCCGCGCCATGCTGCGTCGGCCCGGAAGCGAAGCCCCGGTGTCCGGCCCTGTCAATTCATGCGGCAAGCCTGGCGCGCGATGTGCGAAGAAGGCGGCACGAGGAGAACACCGCATGACCCTGACCACGCTGCGCCTGAAGGCCGAACCCGCCACGCCCGAATCCATCGCGCCTTACGGGACGCTGATCACCCCCGGCGAGGATGGCACACCCTACGGCCCCGCCGATGCGGCGCTGGAACTCGGGCGGGGCACGCCGCGGCTCTACATCATGCGGCTGAACCGCAAGCCGCTGCTGGTGCGCGGCATCACGCGCCACAGCCAGGTCACGCAATGCCTGGCGGCGATGGGCGGGCGCGACTGGTTCATCTGTCTCGCGGCGCCGCAAAACCCCGACGCGCCGGAAAGCCCCGACCCCGCGCGGATCGCCTGCTTCCGCATCGGCGGCGGCGTGGCGCTGGCATTGAAGCGGGGCACCTGGCATGCCGGCCCCTTCTTCGAGGCGGAGAGCGTGGATTTCCTGAACCTCGAACTCTCCGACACCAACGAGACGGACCACCACACGGTGCGGCTCGATCAGGAATTCGGCACGGTGATCGAGATCGTCCCCTAGCGCAGCCAGGCGAACAGCGCCGACAGCAGCACGACGAGCGCGCCAGTGAGGAGGGCCAGCCACAGGGCGGTCTTGCGTCGCATGGGCGTCCTCCTCTCAGACGAGTTCGAAGATTTCGGTCTGGACGCGTGCGGGCTTCACACCCATCGCGTGCAGCGCGCCCTCGGCGGCGCGGGTCATCGGCGTGGGGCCGCACAGGAAATGGTGCAGGCGGGGGCGCGGCGCGGGCGGCAGATGGCGTTCCAGCATGGCCTGGTCCACGAAGCCCGTCTCGCCCGTCCAGCCCTCGGGCGGGTCTTCCAGGATGTGGACCAGGCGCAGGTCCATGCGGTCCCGCAGCGTGTCCAGCTCCTCGCGGAAGGCGACGTCCTCCCAGTTCTTGTTGCCGTAGAACAGCCAGAAGGGGCGGCGGTCGCCCTGGGCGGACAGGCTGCGCAGCATGCTCATGACCGGGGTGACGCCGACGCCACCCACCACGGCCACGAAGCCCTCCACGCCCGGTTGCATGGCGGGCGAGAAGACACCGAAGGGCGCGTCCAGATAGGCCGTCTCGCCGGGTTTGATCTCGCCGATCTTGCCGGTGAAGTCGCCCAGCTCCTTGATGCCGAACTCGACGCGCGGCAGGGCCTCGGGCGGGGAGAGGATGGAGAAGGGATGCTCGCGCAGCCCGAAGGGCGAGGCGCGCAGCGTCAGCCAGGCGAATTGCCCGGGCATGAAGCCCGTCAGCCCGCCATGACCCACCGGTTCGACGGCCAGCGTCCAGACCTTATTGCGTCCGGGCCGGACCTCGATCACGCGCCAGGGCGCCCGCCGTTGCCGCCAGGGCTTCACCACCCGCAGCCACACCAGCAGGCCCAGCCAGCTCAACGTGACGGCCAGCCACAGCGCGCGCTTCAGCGGCGCCGCCGTGAAGTAGCCGATGCCGATGATGTGCGCGACGGCCGCCGCGAAGCCCAGCGTGGCGAAGATCACGTGCAGGTAGCGCCACAGCCCGTATTCAAGCCGCAGCGCCTTGCGCCATTCGGAGGTGACGACCGCGAGCCCGAAAAGCAGCAGCGCCGCCCGCCCCGCCGTCAGTTCCCAATCCGCATAGCGCGGGTCGAAGGTCTCGCCCAGCGTGTGGGGATAGAGCAGCCAGAGCAGCGCGAAATGCAGCCCCGCCAGCCCCAGCGCGATCCAGGCCAGGTAGCGATGGAACAGGTAGATGATGTCAATGCCGAAGGGCGCGCTGAACTTGCGGATGCGCGAGGTCAGCGCGAACTGCACCCCCATCATGGCCATGGCCGCGAAGCCCGTCGCCATGGAGAAATTCCACCAGAAGGAACGCCCAGGCGGCACCTCGCCCAGGAAGAGCAGCGCCTGTGGTGCCAGCACCAGCACGAGATAAAGCCCGATCCAGGCCGCAGGCCGCCGGCCCATACGCGTTCCCCCTCCTGCGCGCCACGCGGCGCGGGTTGCAGGAGGGGAACACCCCGCGCGCCCCAGGGTTGCGAAATTCAGCCGGCGCGGCCGTAGCCCTCGCGCAGCGACGCGCCGATCCCGTGCAGATCGAGCCCCGCCAGCAGTGGGTTGGAGGAGAGTTCCATCCCCCACAGCGCCTCCATCACCGCGATGGTGGCGCGGGTGCGCGGCATCGCGACACCCGTCGCCTCGGCCAGCGCGGTGTAGAATGCGAGGCCATAGGGCACGTCCTCCGTCACATAGCGGGTGTCCATGCTGGCCGGGCCGTTCACCGTGGCGCCCTTGGCCTGGATGGCGGCGCCCATCTCGTGCAGCGGGCCGCGCGGCACGGCGGAGGCCCGGTGCAGCGATTCATCGAGGTCCGGCACGGCATGGCCAAAGGCGGCGGCGAGCGCCGCGCGTTCCCCGGCCAGCGCCTCCATCAGGCGGCAGGTCGCCTCGGTCATCATCCCGTATTGCGGCCAGGTCTCGCCCCGCTCGATGCGCGAGACATTGGCCAGCGCCAGGGCCGCATGGATGATGGGGTTGGCATTGGCCAGGGCGGGTTGCAGCGCATCGGGCGCCAGGGGGCATTCATGGCCGAACACGCTGTGCGCCAGCGCCGCCACCTCGGGCGCGGCCGCGGCGGGGAGGGCGGCCACATCCACCGCCGCCCGCAACCCGATGACGCGCACCCGGTCGGGCCCGATGCGCCGCGCCGTGCAGGGGGTGGTGGCCAGCGCCCCCACAGGCGCGCGGCGCGGCCCCGCCACGGAGGCCCAGAGCGCGTCGAAGGCCAGCGGCGCCAGCGAGGCGGCGGGCGAGACCAGCAGCGTCACGCCCGCCGGCAGCACCGCCGCGATGCGCGGCAGCACACCCGGGAAGGCATAGGCCGGCACGGCCAGCAGCGCGGCCTCGACGCCCTCCAGCGCCTCGGGCAGGGTGGCCGCCACGCGGACGGGCCAGCTTCCCGTCAGTGCCCCCTCGCTGTGCAGCAGCGGCCCCAGCCCGCGCGTGCCCGCGCCCGAGGGCGACCACAGCGCCACCTCATGCGCGCGCGAGGCCGCCAGCGCCGCCGCCGCCGGCCCCACCGCCCCAGCCCCCAGAATCGCCAGCCGCATGCCTCAGCCTCCATGTTGGGGAAGGAGCTTGGACGGTCGGGGAAAGTTTCCCTAGTCTTGACCTGGACACAGGAGAACAGCCTTGGCCCTTTCCCGTCGCGCGCTGCTGGTCGCCCCTCCCGCGCTGGCCGCCACCCCGGCTTTGGCGCAAGGCGGCGCCTGGCCCTCCCGCCCCATCCGCATCATCGTGCCGGCGCCGGGCGGCGGCGGCACGGCGGACACGCTGGCGCGCATCTTCGCCAATGAGATGGAAAAGCGCCTGACCCAGCCTGTGGTCATCGAGAATCGCGGGGGTGCCGCGGGCAATGTGGGCGCGAACCTCGCCGCCCGCGCCGCGCCCGATGGCTACACCCTGCTCTGGACCTGGGCGGGCACGATGGCGACCAACCCCGCCCTCTACCGCGACATGCCCTTCAACCCGCAGACCGACTTCACGCCCGTGATCCTGCTGGGCAGCGTGCCCAACATCCTGATCGTGAACAACGACTTCCCGGCGCGCAGCCTGGCTGAATTCCGCGATTACGCCCGCGCCAACCCCGGCGCCATCAACCATGGCACCACGGGCAATGGCTCCTCCATGCACCTGGCGGCGGAGCTGTTCGCCTCGCGCACCGACACGCGGCTGACCCATGTGCCCTACACCGCGCCGGCGGCGGCGGTGACGGACCTGCTCTCGGGCCGCATCCAGTCCATGTTCAACCTCGTCACCGGCGCGCAGCCGCTGGTGACCTCGGGCCGGGTGCGGGCGCTGGCCGTGCTGTCCGAGACGCGCGTGCCGCAACTGCCCGACGTGCCGACGGCGACGGAGCTGGGCATGCCAGGCCTCGCCTTCGGCACCTGGTTCTGCCTGATGCTGCCGCGCGGCGCGGAGCCGGCGCTGGTGGCGCGGCTCAACACGCTGGCGAACGAAATCCTGGCCGATGCCGGGGCGCGGCAGCGGTTGGAGGCGGCGGGCATGGCGCTGGATGGCGGCGGCACGCCCGAGCGGCTGCGCGACTACCTGGCCGCCGAAATCCCGCGCCACGCCGAGCTGGTGCGGCTTTCCGGTGCGCAGCTGAACTAGCGTCTGATCCGCGGAGGCGAAGGCCGGAGCGGTGAATCGGCCGCGCCGGCCTAAATGGCCTTGCGGAGATACCTCACCCGCTTGCCATAGCGGTGGTCGAGGGATTCGCCCGCGATGGTGAAGCCCCGCCGCTCATGGAAGGCCATGCTGATTTCGTTCAGCGGTTCGAGGTTCACCTCGCAGACCAGCAGCGCGATCTTGTCGGCCCGCGCGATGGCGGCGAGGTCCTCATACAGCGCACTCGCGACACCCTTGCCACGCGCGGCGGGTGCCACCACCACGCGGTCCACATAGGCGAAATAGCTCTCCCGCGCGGTGAACCAGGCGTGGTTGGGGCCCTGGGGCGGCGTCGCGTGGTCGAAGGCCAGCAGGAAACCCGTGCCATCCGCCGTCATGCGGGCGGCATAGGCGTTGCGGAGCCTGCCCTCGAAGGCGTCGAGAGTCATTTCGTTCACCGCCTCGGCCTCGCTGTTGTTCAGGGCCAGAAGGGCGGGCAGGTCGGCCTCGGTGATGTCGCGAATCTGCATGGGGCCAATCTTCCATGGGCGGCGCGGCTTGCCCAGCGCCGTGACATCGTCATTCCCCCGGCGCCCGCGCCACGTTAGGTTTGCCCCGATGACCTTCCCCACCCATCCGCAGCGCGAGGCGCTGGCGGGCGAACTCCATGCCCGGCCGGCGATCCCGATCGAGCTGCCGGCGCGGCTGTCGCGGCTGGCCATGGCCAACCCCGACCGCGAGGCGGAGGACGCGCACCTGGCGGCCCTCTGCGCCCGGCACGGGGTGGTGCCGCCGCGGCCTGGCGCCTCCTGGTTCCTGGCGGATTTCGGCGCCTTCCGCCTGCGCTTCGAGCGCCACACGGAATTCACCGGCTGGAACTTCCTGGCCCCCGGCGCCGATCCGGAGCACCCCTTCGCCCGCCCCGCCATCGCGCATCTGCCGCCCGACTGGCTGGCGAAGCTGCCGGGCCAGGCCATCGCCGCCACCCATATCGCGCTGGTGGACGCCAAGGTGGAGGCCTGCGGCTTCGTCACCGACAGCATCGCGGGGGCCGCCGTGGCCGAGCAGGTGGCCATGGTCTTCACCGATTTCCGCCTGCACCCGGACGGCTTCACGCGCATCCTGCTGGCGGGCGCGCCCAACCCCATCCTGGCCGGGCGCCTCGCCCAGCTGTTGTGGGAGATCGAGACCTACCGCGCCATGGCCCTGCTGGCCCTGCCGGCCGCGCGCGGGGTGGGGGCGGTGCTGTCCAACGCCTCGGCGCAATTCGCGCGCATCTCGGCGCAATTGCCCGCCTTGCATGATCTCTCGACCGAACGCGCCACGCTGGAGGAGCTGACCGAGGTGGCCGGCGAGATCGAGCGCGCCAGCGCCGACACCTCCGAGCGTTTCTCCGCCAGTGCCGCCTATCACCGCCTGGTGCTGCGCCGCCTGTCCGAACTGGGCGAGGTCCCGCTGCACGGCATCCCGACGCTGAGCCGCTTCCTGGACCGGCGCCTGGAGCCCGCCATGGCGACCGTCTCGGCCACGGGCGCGCGCATCAGCGCGCTGTCGCTGCGCGGCGCGCGGCTGGTGGAACTGCTGCGCGCCCGGGTCGCCGTGGCGCAGGAGGAACAGGCGGAAAAGCAATTGGCCACACTCGCCGCCACCGGCCGCGCGCAGCTACGCCTGCAACAGACGGTGGAGGGGCTCTCCGTCGCCGGCATCACCTATTACCTGCTGACCGTGATCGGCTACCTCATCAAGCCGCTGCCTTTCTGGGGCCAGGTGGGCACTACGGCCGAGATCATCATCGCGGCGCTGGTGCCTCTCATCGCCGCGCTGGTCTGGCTGAACCTGCGCAAGCGGCGGCTGGAAAGCGACCACTGACCCTGTTTCAGCCCGCGGCGACCGGCGAGGTCAGCCGCCGCACCGCCTCGACCAGCGGCGGCGCGTCCCACACCGCCTCGCCGGTAAGGCGCCCGCGCTCCATGCCGTCGCGGTCAATCAGCAGGGTGGTGGGAAGGCCGCGCGCGCCGGCACCCCGCGTGGCCGCCCCGCGGGGGTCGAGCCAGATGGCCAACCGTTGCAGCCCCAGCCGTTCGTAGAAGGCCTGCACCACCTCGCGCCCGCCCCGGTCGGAGGAGAGGGCGAGGACCTTGATGCGCTCCTCCGCCACGATGCCGGCGAGCCGGTCCAGCGCGGGCATCTCGGCCACGCAGGGCGGGCACCAGGTCGCCCAGAAGTTCACCACCAGCCCCTGGCCGGCGAAATCGGTGAAGGAATGGGGCCGCCCTTCCGCATCGGTGAAGCTCACGGCCGGGGCAGGGCGGCTTTCCTCGCGCAGCCGCTCGATGCCGGTCTGGCTGTGTTGGGCAAGTGCCGCTTGCGCGGGCAGGATCGCGGGGGCAACAAGGGCCAGGCCCATCTGGCGACGACGCATCAGCACGAAAGCGGCACTCCCTTGTCCATTCCCAACCAAACCGGAACCAACCAGCAATGGGGCGGGCGCTTCGCCGAAGGCCCCTCCGCCATCATGCAGGCCATCAATGCCTCGATCGGCTTCGATGCCAAGATGTGGCGCCAGGACATCCGGGGAAGCCTCGCCCATGCCGCCATGTTGGCGCATGTGGGCATCATTTCCAGCGAGGACGAGGCCGCCATCCAGAAAGGCCTCGCCGACATCGCCGCCGAGATCGAGGCCGGGCGCTTCGAATGGTCCGAGGCGCTGGAAGATGTCCACATGAACATCGAGGCCCGGCTGACCGACCGCATCGGCGAGGCCGGCAAGCGCCTGCACACGGCCCGCAGCCGAAACGACCAGGTGGCGACCGATTTCCGCCTCTGGGTGCGCGATGCCATGGATGGGCTGGCGGCGCAGCAGCTGGAACTGATCCGCGTCTTCGTCCGCCGCGCCGAGGAACATGCTGGCACCATCATGCCCGGCTACACCCACCTCCAGCCGGCCCAGCCCACCACCTTCGGCCACCACCTGCTGGCCTATGCCGAGATGCTGTGGCGCGACCGGGGGCGGATGCTGGATGCGCGGGCGCGGCTGAACGAATGCCCGCTGGGCTCGGCCGCCATGTGCGGCACGGGCTTCCCCATTGATCGCCACGCCACGGCGAAGGCGCTGGGCTTCGACCAGCCCACCCGCAACAGCCTGGACGGGGTGGGCAGCCGCGACTTCGCCATGGAATTCCTGGCCGCCTGCGCCATCTGCGCCACGCATCTGTCGCGCCTTGCGGAAGAGATCGTCATCTGGACCAACCCCGCCTTCGGCTTCGTGACCCTGCCGGACAATCTGACC from Roseococcus microcysteis includes these protein-coding regions:
- a CDS encoding dihydrodipicolinate synthase family protein — protein: MPTLNLPTPGGLAAYTLSPPREFPRATPPFPRVALAAAHVVADPMAEQDPWLDAKIDWDRTIAFRRHLWSLGLGVAEAMDTAQRGMGLDWTAAQQLIRLSLDAAKHTPGAVMASGAGTDHLTPGPDVTVDDVIRAYEEQCAAVEAIGGRIILMASRALAKAARGPDDYVRVYDRVLRQVREPVIIHWLGEMFDPALEGYWGHHDHMAAMEVALEVIAAHADRVDGVKISLLDDKKEIAMRRRLPKGVRMYTGDDFNYAELIAGDAEGHSDALLGIFDPIAPAVGGALAALSKNDLSTFHDILAPTVPLSRHIFQAPTRFYKTGVVFMAWLNGHQDHFVMVGGQQSTRSLQHFSELFRLADKAGLLRDPELAASRMRTLLALHGVA
- a CDS encoding Gfo/Idh/MocA family protein — translated: MAERRIGLIMNGVTGRMGMNQHLIRSIAAIRADGGVKLANGDTLMPDPVITGRNRGKLEALAKAHNIERVSTDLDACLADPKDEIFFDAATTQMRAGLIRKAIAAGKHIYCEKPTADTLEDALELARLAKQAGIKHGVVQDKLFLPGLRKLKMVIDSGFLGKILSIRGEFGYWVFEGDLQPTQRPSWNYKLAEGGGIILDMLCHWRYVLDNLFGNVESVSCLGAIHIPKRVQEDGSTYDADADDAAYATFQLEGGAIAHINSSWCTRVRRDDLVTFHVDGTHGSAVAGLTDCWTQARVNTPKPVWNPDIPQPINFFEGWQKVPDTQPYPNGFRVQWELFLRHIAGEVPDYPWNLLAGAKGVQLAMAGLQSWKERRWVDLPKLEA
- a CDS encoding TetR/AcrR family transcriptional regulator gives rise to the protein MDAAPPLSPRAAATRQRILDAAMAEFAAKGLAGARVDEIAARAGANKRMLYAYFGAKEDLWLAVLEAAYAAKRQEEEQLDVAHLPPAEAMARLVAFNLRYTARHPEFVALLNQENVHAAAHLRRSGNVPALYSPLTTRLREVLARGAAEGLFRRDVDPLQLYLSIVALGHFTVANRFTLSTIFGTDLGSEKALAAREAHAVEVVLGYLRP
- a CDS encoding penicillin acylase family protein, with amino-acid sequence MSIPTETLHLPGLPAEAEIIMDRWGIPHIRAATQEGAFFAQGFQAARDRLWQMDSWRKRGLGLLAGDLGAAYVERDVAARLLLYRGDMEAEWAEYGPEAKAWTTAFVAGINAYVDLVAREPERLPLEFRLLGTEPAHWAPEDVVRCRTHARVRNLDAEVTRNNIAVRHGMEADRFHKLLQPDWTVIIPEGWLAEEVPPEVMRTYLLATDPAAIANGTPTDPMALDAQGSNNWALAPSRTTTGRAILASDPHRVHEQPSLRYITHLTAPGLDVIGAGEPAVPGVSLGHNDVLAFSLTIHPTDQEDLYVYELNAEDPDLYRYEGGWERMRLVEEEVPVRGEAPRRVTLRFTRHGPVLHRDLSRHRAWAVRSVWQLPGNAAYLASLNYLKARSFEDYTKALEGWGAPSSNHVVADVAGNIGWAAAGMVPVRTTSDGLLPVPGDGRHEWEGIMRSSGLPRAKNPECGWLGTANQMNLPEGYDFATRRTGFEWTDGARYARLSEALAGDKRWSVAETLALQSDTTCVPARRLCALLAGLDDAHPAFALLAGWDHRLTAESGPAALFEIWFGRHLVPGVMRNWAPDGVAAMVAVPDTQLVLHLLETDTARRDALLRETLVAAWEDTRKRLGDDPTTWQWGALHQGYFEHPLSRFAPALAAKLDVGPAPRGGSNLTINNNGWRASDFRVISGVSWRMVLDVGDWDQSFTINSPGQSGDPDSPHYRDLFPLWARDESVPLLFSREAVDAAAESRLLLRPTA
- a CDS encoding ureidoglycolate lyase, translated to MTLTTLRLKAEPATPESIAPYGTLITPGEDGTPYGPADAALELGRGTPRLYIMRLNRKPLLVRGITRHSQVTQCLAAMGGRDWFICLAAPQNPDAPESPDPARIACFRIGGGVALALKRGTWHAGPFFEAESVDFLNLELSDTNETDHHTVRLDQEFGTVIEIVP
- a CDS encoding ferredoxin reductase family protein, translated to MGRRPAAWIGLYLVLVLAPQALLFLGEVPPGRSFWWNFSMATGFAAMAMMGVQFALTSRIRKFSAPFGIDIIYLFHRYLAWIALGLAGLHFALLWLLYPHTLGETFDPRYADWELTAGRAALLLFGLAVVTSEWRKALRLEYGLWRYLHVIFATLGFAAAVAHIIGIGYFTAAPLKRALWLAVTLSWLGLLVWLRVVKPWRQRRAPWRVIEVRPGRNKVWTLAVEPVGHGGLTGFMPGQFAWLTLRASPFGLREHPFSILSPPEALPRVEFGIKELGDFTGKIGEIKPGETAYLDAPFGVFSPAMQPGVEGFVAVVGGVGVTPVMSMLRSLSAQGDRRPFWLFYGNKNWEDVAFREELDTLRDRMDLRLVHILEDPPEGWTGETGFVDQAMLERHLPPAPRPRLHHFLCGPTPMTRAAEGALHAMGVKPARVQTEIFELV
- a CDS encoding NAD/NADP octopine/nopaline dehydrogenase family protein; its protein translation is MRLAILGAGAVGPAAAALAASRAHEVALWSPSGAGTRGLGPLLHSEGALTGSWPVRVAATLPEALEGVEAALLAVPAYAFPGVLPRIAAVLPAGVTLLVSPAASLAPLAFDALWASVAGPRRAPVGALATTPCTARRIGPDRVRVIGLRAAVDVAALPAAAAPEVAALAHSVFGHECPLAPDALQPALANANPIIHAALALANVSRIERGETWPQYGMMTEATCRLMEALAGERAALAAAFGHAVPDLDESLHRASAVPRGPLHEMGAAIQAKGATVNGPASMDTRYVTEDVPYGLAFYTALAEATGVAMPRTRATIAVMEALWGMELSSNPLLAGLDLHGIGASLREGYGRAG
- a CDS encoding Bug family tripartite tricarboxylate transporter substrate binding protein codes for the protein MALSRRALLVAPPALAATPALAQGGAWPSRPIRIIVPAPGGGGTADTLARIFANEMEKRLTQPVVIENRGGAAGNVGANLAARAAPDGYTLLWTWAGTMATNPALYRDMPFNPQTDFTPVILLGSVPNILIVNNDFPARSLAEFRDYARANPGAINHGTTGNGSSMHLAAELFASRTDTRLTHVPYTAPAAAVTDLLSGRIQSMFNLVTGAQPLVTSGRVRALAVLSETRVPQLPDVPTATELGMPGLAFGTWFCLMLPRGAEPALVARLNTLANEILADAGARQRLEAAGMALDGGGTPERLRDYLAAEIPRHAELVRLSGAQLN